A part of Saimiri boliviensis isolate mSaiBol1 chromosome 11, mSaiBol1.pri, whole genome shotgun sequence genomic DNA contains:
- the LOC120366084 gene encoding uncharacterized protein LOC120366084, translating to MPPRALRRAAAAAPLRLRAPPPRSAGLKTRPARALHWASLSGSRAPAVLIGRWGFIHGPPTVRVHTHAPGARPPRGEWRGGGPGTAPPLVLAVWAQLSPSAGDSEPGRSHIPRELNSRPHPARAAETAGSGRRSGSGRRSGSEKRLSPAPLPPQYRCGRTRIPAGPGGCEREAARIPGSVLARLLTAPARLSSRGCQRAPGALRRVCPARLGFPFLPSSPRVATPPTSAALRARPARAESDGLGLHASRGHPFSRALRPSLNGSSAVVMVGSPPGEERRRMDSGKGRGHSRNPALQAGSCPASPGTPGWSFPGLAWSC from the exons ATGCCGCCCCGCGCCCTgcgccgcgccgccgccgccgctccgcTCCGTCTGCGGGCCCCGCCGCCTCGCTCCGCCGGCTTAAAGACCCGACCCGCTCG AGCTCTCCATTGGGCGTCGCTCTCGGGGTCCCGCGCGCCGGCCGTGCTGATTGGCCGCTGGGGCTTCATTCACGGCCCCCCTACCGTCCGCGTACACACTCACGCCCCGGGGGCGCGGCCGCCACGTGGGGAGTGGCGCGGGGGTGGCCCTGGGACCGCACCCCCTCTCGTCCTGGCTGTGTGGGCCCAGCTTTCCCCCAGCGCTGGAGACTCCGAGCCCGGCCGGTCCCACATTCCACGCGAGTTGAATTCCCGCCCGCATCCCGCCCGGGCAGCCGAGACTGCGGGCTCCGGGAGGCGCTCGGGCTCCGGGAGGCGCTCGGGCTCCGAGAAGCGGCTCAGCCCCGCGCCCCTCCCTCCGCAGTACCGCTGCGGGCGGACCAGGATTCCCGCGGGTCCTGGCGGCTGCGAGCGAGAGGCGGCGCGGATTCCCGGCTCGGTTCTGGCGCGACTGCTCACCGCGCCCGCCCGCCTCTCCTCCCGCGGCTGCCAGCGTGCACCGGGCGCTCTTCGGCGCGTCTGCCCGGCCCGTCTcggctttccttttcttccctccagtCCCAGAGTCGCAACTCCGCCAACCTCTGCTGCCCTGAGAGCGCGTCCGGCGCGGGCGGAGTCGGACGGACTCGGGCTTCACGCCTCGCGCGGGCACCCCTTCTCCCGGGCACTGCGGCCCAG CTTGAACGGCTCATCGGCTGTGGTCATGGTGGGGTCACCCccgggagaggagaggagaaggatgGACTCAGGGAAGGGCCGCGGGCACTCCAGAAATCCGGCGTTGCAGGCCGGGAGCTGTCCAGCCTCGCCAGGAACCCCCGGCTGGAGTTTCCCCGGACTTGCCTGGAGCTGCTGA
- the POU3F1 gene encoding POU domain, class 3, transcription factor 1, with product MATTAQYLPRGPGGGAGGTGPLMHPDAAAAAAAAAAAERLHAGAAYREVQKLMHHEWLGAGAGHPVGLAHPQWLPTGGGGGGDWAGGPHLEHGKAGGGGTGRADDSGGGGGFHARLVHQGAAHAGAAWAQGSTAHHLGPAMSPSPGAGGGHQPQPLGLYAQAAYPGGGGGGLAGMLAAGGGGAGPGLHHALHEDGHEAQLEPSPPPHLGAHGHAHGHAHAGGLHAAAAHLHPGAGGGGSSVGEHSDEDAPSSDDLEQFAKQFKQRRIKLGFTQADVGLALGTLYGNVFSQTTICRFEALQLSFKNMCKLKPLLNKWLEETDSSSGSPTNLDKIAAQGRKRKKRTSIEVGVKGALESHFLKCPKPSAHEITGLADSLQLEKEVVRVWFCNRRQKEKRMTPAAGAGHPPMDDVYAPGELGPSGGGASPPSAPPPPPPAALHHHHHHTLPGSVQ from the coding sequence ATGGCCACCACCGCGCAGTACCTGCCGCGGGGCCCCGGTGGCGGAGCCGGGGGCACCGGGCCGCTCATGCACCCGGACGCTgcggcagcagcggcggcggcggcggccgccgAGCGACTGCACGCAGGGGCCGCGTACCGCGAAGTGCAGAAGCTGATGCACCACGAGTGGCTGGGCGCGGGCGCGGGCCACCCCGTGGGCCTAGCGCACCCCCAGTGGCTACCCAccggaggaggcggcggcggcgactGGGCTGGCGGCCCGCACCTAGAACACGGCAAGGCAGGCGGCGGCGGCACCGGCCGAGCCGACGacagcggcggcggcggaggtTTCCACGCGCGCCTGGTGCACCAGGGGGCGGCCCACGCGGGCGCGGCATGGGCGCAGGGCAGCACGGCGCACCACTTGGGCCCGGCCATGTCGCCGTCGCCCGGGGCCGGCGGGGGCCACCAGCCCCAGCCGCTCGGGCTGTACGCGCAGGCGGCCTACccggggggcggcggcggcggcctgGCCGGGATGCTGGCGGCGGGCGGTGGCGGCGCGGGGCCGGGCCTGCACCACGCGCTGCACGAGGACGGCCACGAGGCGCAGCTGGAGCCGTCGCCGCCGCCGCATCTGGGCGCCCACGGACACGCACACGGACATGCACACGCGGGCGGCCTGCACGCGGCGGCTGCGCACCTGCACccgggcgcgggcggcggcggctcgTCGGTGGGCGAGCACTCGGACGAGGATGCGCCCAGCTCGGACGACCTGGAGCAGTTCGCCAAGCAGTTCAAGCAGCGGCGCATCAAGCTGGGCTTCACGCAGGCCGACGTGGGGCTGGCGCTGGGCACGCTCTATGGTAACGTGTTCTCGCAGACCACCATCTGCCGCTTCGAGGCCCTGCAGCTGAGCTTCAAGAACATGTGCAAGCTCAAGCCGCTGCTCAACAAGTGGCTGGAGGAGACCGACTCGTCCAGCGGCAGCCCCACCAACCTGGACAAGATCGCGGCGCAGGGCCGCAAGCGCAAGAAGCGCACGTCCATCGAGGTGGGGGTCAAAGGCGCGCTCGAGAGCCACTTTCTCAAGTGCCCCAAGCCCTCGGCGCACGAGATCACCGGCTTGGCCGACAGCCTGCAGCTGGAGAAGGAGGTGGTGCGCGTCTGGTTCTGCAACCGGCGGCAGAAGGAGAAGCGCATGACCCCTGCGGCCGGCGCGGGCCACCCGCCCATGGACGATGTTTACGCGCCTGGGGAGCTAGGGCCCAGCGGGGGCGGCGCATCGCCACCCTCggcgcccccgccgcccccgccggcGGCGctgcatcaccaccaccaccacacactaCCCGGCTCTGTGCAGTGA